From the genome of Solidesulfovibrio carbinolicus, one region includes:
- a CDS encoding methyl-accepting chemotaxis protein, whose translation MNDHSATPSPGAPTLLLGFVLSVCLVVVAFFPSLYIAIPIAIVGCIASVILASRVNAPIRMLHQGLLTINNDPAAFHIDDVNSWKALGPLGEQAAQALSCNMLRREYYRGAINAVSTPFFITNKDGIITHCSQSLCDMLRKPKKDVVGKTVSQAVYNKTGISLTEKCLSEGKALQTERDLTLWDGRILPCFFFVACFHGLRGDLLGAVATMTDLTPLRAKQEELEHAQAELRNLGGDINELAQRVASASEELSASSDEQARGAQQQKGQSDAVATAMEEMTATVMEVAKNAAQTSDAAESANTAAESGSVEVREAVSGIKAVAESAGKLGQVLTSLDGQAAEIGRIISVINDIADQTNLLALNAAIEAARAGDAGRGFAVVADEVRKLAEKTMTATKEVEKSIREIQDGSQHAVASMQETEARVAASTEATHKAGESLERIMARIREVNGQVSQIATAAEQQSAAAEEINRNIEVIAHVAAEADEGAGQTAQATRELAELANSLLTLATTFAQRQSNAVHLRESSGNMKGILPKLMQGFIKDQYGEAVYEAMQEDMGHPTFLPTQNYPDQVLRQMAELAAQKAGKTVKDVFLVLGRYTIKGFHKHYPRYFKGDTLKEFYLTMNDTHARLTKDMPGLMPPRFTYEDKGNRLIMTYMSKRGYPEYYEGILRGAAEFFKESVDITVSYNDPHTARAEIVFRSPQKGPKALRA comes from the coding sequence ATGAACGACCACAGCGCCACGCCGTCGCCCGGCGCGCCAACCCTGCTGCTGGGCTTTGTTCTCAGTGTTTGCCTCGTTGTTGTCGCCTTCTTCCCCAGTTTATATATCGCCATCCCGATAGCCATTGTCGGCTGCATCGCCTCCGTTATCCTCGCTTCCAGGGTCAACGCTCCCATACGGATGCTGCATCAGGGGTTGTTGACGATCAACAACGATCCAGCCGCATTTCATATAGACGACGTCAATTCCTGGAAAGCACTCGGACCGCTTGGCGAACAGGCCGCCCAGGCCCTTTCCTGCAACATGTTGCGGCGCGAGTACTACCGCGGAGCAATAAATGCCGTCAGTACGCCGTTTTTCATCACCAACAAGGACGGCATCATCACCCATTGCAGCCAGAGTTTGTGCGACATGTTGCGCAAGCCCAAAAAGGATGTCGTGGGCAAAACCGTCAGCCAGGCCGTCTATAACAAAACCGGCATCTCGCTTACGGAGAAATGCTTAAGCGAAGGCAAGGCGTTGCAGACTGAACGCGACCTGACCCTGTGGGACGGCCGCATTCTGCCTTGCTTTTTCTTTGTCGCCTGCTTTCACGGCCTGCGCGGCGACCTGCTCGGCGCGGTGGCCACGATGACCGACCTGACGCCGCTTAGGGCCAAGCAGGAAGAACTGGAGCACGCCCAGGCCGAACTGCGCAACCTTGGCGGCGACATCAACGAATTGGCCCAACGCGTGGCCTCGGCTTCCGAAGAGCTGTCCGCCTCTTCCGACGAACAGGCCCGGGGCGCCCAACAACAGAAAGGCCAGTCCGACGCCGTGGCCACGGCCATGGAAGAAATGACGGCCACGGTCATGGAAGTGGCCAAAAACGCCGCCCAGACTTCCGATGCCGCCGAAAGCGCCAATACGGCCGCTGAGTCCGGCTCGGTGGAAGTCCGGGAAGCCGTGTCCGGCATCAAGGCCGTGGCCGAATCCGCCGGCAAGCTCGGCCAGGTGCTCACCTCCCTGGACGGCCAGGCCGCCGAGATCGGCCGCATCATCAGCGTCATCAACGACATCGCCGATCAGACCAACCTCTTGGCGCTCAACGCCGCCATTGAGGCGGCACGGGCCGGCGACGCCGGCCGGGGCTTCGCCGTGGTCGCCGACGAAGTGCGGAAACTGGCCGAAAAGACCATGACCGCCACCAAGGAAGTGGAAAAATCCATCCGCGAAATCCAGGACGGCTCCCAGCACGCCGTGGCCTCCATGCAGGAGACCGAAGCCCGGGTGGCGGCCAGCACCGAAGCCACCCACAAAGCCGGCGAATCCCTGGAACGCATCATGGCCCGCATCCGCGAGGTCAACGGGCAGGTCAGCCAGATCGCCACGGCCGCCGAACAGCAATCCGCCGCCGCCGAAGAGATCAACCGCAACATCGAGGTCATCGCCCATGTAGCCGCCGAGGCCGACGAAGGCGCGGGCCAGACCGCCCAGGCCACCCGCGAGCTGGCCGAGCTGGCCAATTCCCTGCTCACCCTGGCCACGACCTTTGCCCAGCGACAATCAAACGCCGTCCATCTCCGGGAATCCAGCGGCAACATGAAGGGCATCCTGCCCAAGCTCATGCAGGGATTTATCAAGGACCAGTACGGCGAAGCCGTCTATGAAGCTATGCAGGAAGACATGGGCCACCCCACCTTCTTGCCCACCCAGAACTACCCCGACCAAGTGCTGCGCCAGATGGCCGAACTGGCCGCCCAGAAAGCCGGCAAGACCGTCAAGGACGTTTTCCTGGTTCTTGGCCGCTACACCATCAAGGGCTTCCACAAGCACTACCCGCGCTACTTCAAGGGCGACACCCTCAAGGAATTCTATCTGACCATGAACGACACCCACGCCCGGCTCACCAAGGACATGCCCGGACTCATGCCCCCCCGCTTCACCTACGAAGACAAGGGCAACCGTCTGATCATGACGTATATGTCCAAGCGCGGCTACCCGGAATACTACGAGGGCATCTTGCGCGGCGCCGCCGAGTTCTTCAAGGAATCCGTGGATATCACCGTGTCATACAACGACCCACACACGGCCCGGGCCGAGATCGTCTTCCGCTCGCCGCAAAAAGGCCCCAAGGCTCTTCGGGCCTAA
- a CDS encoding glycosyltransferase family protein — protein MPSSPLVIAYYGFDDPFAACARLRVYEPARCLGPAVRLLPGVAAQGAGHVVSPAVVESADLILIQRFFPGPATASLLEAAFASGKPVVYDTDDDFEATPPDHAFFPHLAPLLPFVRDTIARAACVTVSTPALAAVYAGRARQVRVLPNFLPDALWSLAAPPTRPVAAIGFAGTPSHAADLARLAPALGELARQPDFTGRFVCFGCPTPPGFPTGATAIPFAADYAAYAARLPRLGLSIGLAPLADTPFNRVKSAVKWQEYTAAGAVSVCADLPPYHEVVEDGRTGLLVGPDPRDWVQAVARLAGDAGLRRRMALQARETLDHGHLLSAQAAVYGELWRDIAQGGP, from the coding sequence ATGCCGTCCTCGCCCCTCGTCATCGCCTACTACGGTTTCGATGATCCCTTTGCCGCCTGCGCCCGGCTGCGGGTTTACGAACCGGCCCGGTGCCTGGGGCCGGCCGTACGGTTGCTCCCAGGAGTCGCCGCCCAAGGAGCTGGCCATGTTGTCAGTCCGGCCGTTGTCGAGTCGGCCGACCTCATCCTCATCCAGCGTTTTTTTCCCGGACCGGCTACGGCTTCCCTGCTTGAGGCGGCCTTCGCCAGCGGCAAGCCCGTTGTGTACGACACCGACGACGATTTCGAGGCCACGCCGCCGGACCACGCTTTTTTCCCGCATCTGGCCCCGCTTTTGCCTTTCGTCCGCGACACCATCGCCCGGGCGGCCTGCGTCACGGTGAGCACCCCGGCCCTGGCCGCCGTGTACGCCGGTCGCGCCAGGCAGGTGCGGGTGCTGCCCAACTTCCTGCCCGACGCCCTATGGAGCCTTGCCGCGCCGCCAACGCGTCCCGTTGCCGCCATAGGCTTTGCCGGCACGCCATCCCATGCCGCCGATCTGGCCCGTCTTGCCCCGGCCCTTGGCGAACTTGCCCGACAACCCGATTTCACCGGCCGGTTCGTTTGCTTCGGCTGCCCGACGCCACCGGGCTTTCCGACCGGGGCCACCGCCATCCCCTTTGCCGCCGATTACGCCGCCTACGCCGCCCGTCTGCCCCGACTGGGGCTGTCCATTGGCCTGGCTCCCCTGGCCGACACGCCCTTTAATCGAGTCAAAAGCGCGGTCAAATGGCAGGAATACACCGCCGCCGGGGCAGTGAGCGTGTGCGCCGATCTGCCGCCTTACCACGAGGTGGTGGAGGATGGGCGCACCGGACTCCTGGTCGGCCCGGACCCGAGAGATTGGGTCCAGGCCGTGGCCCGGCTGGCCGGGGACGCCGGTTTGCGCCGCCGCATGGCTCTTCAGGCCCGGGAAACTCTTGACCACGGCCATTTGCTCAGCGCCCAGGCCGCCGTCTACGGCGAGCTGTGGCGGGACATTGCCCAGGGGGGCCCATGA
- a CDS encoding glycosyltransferase family 2 protein, with translation MMIPLWLDTPGFPLPLADLLLAGTLGRDHLLRAAAMARTAGEETPDSADWPRLRRQLLAAALEEDPLYGPTAATLAQALRAAPPGRINAGFAALVEALAARFRPPESVAYYERLLAGGNTGRIEAYLENEIRNGRAALFWLHIALHRAILGRDFDRGAALAELALAGDLTPLGHKVAGDLALLRGDAPAALTAYDMAQALAPWPAGLFRRPLAALAAGREDVAAKALAALLRDFPEHVSAGLALYDLTSDRRHALGRLAGDLCVALYTCNKADDLDKTLASLFASDFSRVDGTVRTLLLDNASGDATPDVVAAWADRVGTGRLAAIRLPVNVGAPAARNWLASDDRLGRAAHVAYLDDDVDLPADWIARLAAAAEAYPEAGVWGCRVLDAANPAIAQGVDVMLLPPEQGQEEPQLSGLHAQGFDFGGFAHMRPCLTVMGCCHLFHRERLLGAGGFDIRFSPSQYDDVDHDWRLALAGTPPVYQGHLAVAHRRPAPALVRPRPDQLAGGQANWRKLAAKHAGRYAAMAAAQRATALNDLRRKYEELAKAGLDAPCS, from the coding sequence ATGATGATTCCGCTCTGGTTGGACACACCCGGTTTCCCGCTGCCGCTGGCCGATTTGCTTCTGGCCGGAACCCTTGGCCGCGACCACCTGCTGCGGGCGGCCGCCATGGCCCGGACGGCCGGGGAAGAAACGCCGGACAGCGCCGACTGGCCGCGCCTTCGCCGCCAGCTGCTGGCCGCCGCCTTGGAGGAAGACCCGCTTTACGGCCCGACGGCCGCCACCCTGGCCCAGGCCCTTCGCGCCGCGCCGCCGGGCCGGATCAATGCAGGCTTCGCCGCTCTGGTCGAAGCCCTGGCCGCCCGGTTCAGGCCGCCCGAGAGCGTTGCCTACTATGAACGCCTCTTGGCCGGGGGCAACACGGGGCGCATTGAGGCCTATTTGGAAAACGAGATCCGAAACGGTCGGGCCGCCCTGTTCTGGCTCCACATCGCCCTGCATCGGGCCATTTTAGGCCGGGACTTCGACCGGGGGGCCGCCCTGGCCGAACTGGCCCTGGCCGGCGATCTGACGCCCCTGGGACACAAGGTCGCGGGCGATCTGGCCCTGCTTCGCGGCGACGCTCCGGCCGCCCTGACCGCCTACGACATGGCCCAGGCCCTGGCCCCCTGGCCGGCGGGCCTGTTTCGTCGTCCCCTGGCCGCCCTGGCCGCCGGCCGGGAGGACGTGGCCGCAAAAGCCCTGGCCGCGCTTCTTCGGGACTTCCCTGAGCACGTCTCGGCCGGTCTGGCCTTATACGATCTGACCTCGGACCGCCGCCACGCCCTGGGACGGCTGGCCGGCGACCTGTGCGTGGCCCTTTACACCTGCAACAAGGCCGACGATCTCGACAAGACCCTGGCCAGCCTTTTTGCCTCGGACTTTTCCCGGGTGGACGGGACCGTGCGCACGCTGCTGCTCGACAACGCCTCCGGCGACGCCACGCCCGACGTGGTCGCCGCCTGGGCCGACCGGGTCGGGACCGGCCGCCTGGCCGCCATCCGGCTGCCGGTCAACGTCGGCGCGCCGGCCGCCCGCAACTGGCTGGCCAGTGATGATCGTCTGGGCCGGGCCGCCCATGTCGCCTACCTCGACGACGACGTGGACCTGCCGGCTGATTGGATCGCCCGGCTGGCCGCCGCCGCCGAGGCCTATCCCGAGGCCGGCGTGTGGGGCTGCCGGGTTCTGGACGCCGCCAACCCGGCCATTGCCCAGGGCGTCGATGTCATGCTCCTGCCCCCCGAGCAGGGCCAGGAGGAGCCGCAGCTCTCGGGCCTTCATGCCCAGGGGTTTGATTTCGGAGGATTTGCCCACATGCGGCCGTGTCTGACCGTCATGGGCTGCTGCCATCTCTTTCATCGGGAGCGCTTGCTTGGAGCCGGCGGCTTCGACATCCGTTTCAGCCCGTCGCAGTACGACGACGTGGACCATGACTGGCGACTGGCCTTGGCTGGCACGCCGCCGGTCTACCAAGGCCATCTGGCCGTGGCCCACCGCCGTCCGGCTCCGGCCCTGGTCCGGCCGCGCCCGGACCAGTTGGCCGGCGGACAGGCCAACTGGCGAAAACTCGCCGCCAAGCACGCCGGACGCTACGCGGCCATGGCCGCCGCCCAACGGGCAACAGCCCTAAACGATCTGCGCCGCAAATACGAGGAACTGGCTAAGGCCGGCTTGGACGCGCCCTGTTCCTGA
- a CDS encoding PAS domain S-box protein — MPIPEPTSRLSRWLGPMPIRVALLYALFGLVWILGSDNLADALFRHDPDILLRVSSLKGFFFVGLTSVLLYTLLRRYDDAYRHKEQELRDSEERHRLVVEYAPDAILIHDGVRFLYANPEAAKLFGAPSPQAIEGREIMDFVDGEVQTSVRERIRQNIIERVPALLREQRYRRLDGGMIEAEVAAVPFDINGGPGALVFMRDVGPRKAAERSLRRSERQYRLLADNAHDLINIFDENLDLTYVSPSVTRLLGFSVAEALARPLDVGLTPDSVRRVAEIIRLDPTKSVDSNFVRKLEIEAYRRDGSTVWLESMIRGVFDQSGAFRGYIAVSRDISDRKRAETELELSRQFSTLILEAIPDPVFVKDSAHRFVLANEALCAMLGQPAEALIGKSDEDFVPMEQAAVFVERDNIVLETGQPDLYEEYLTDATGQVRTLLTRKGLFIDHRGQRFIVGVIRDMTAERIRERELRDSLAEKEVLLKEVHHRVKNNLQIISSLLFLQKDAMSDPVLQGALEESRNRIASMALIHEELYRSGDLARVDIKEYLERLAPKVVHALRGAKSVGFALSLADCRVSVDKAIPIGLIVNELLTNAVKHGLASRDTGAIGVRLERDGGLAHITVEDDGAGLPSGFHPDATRTLGMQLVVQLTRQLRGTLSFGSSGEGAFFRLSFAPEDSPA, encoded by the coding sequence ATGCCGATTCCCGAGCCCACAAGCCGCCTGTCCCGCTGGCTTGGCCCGATGCCGATCCGTGTTGCCCTTCTTTACGCCCTCTTTGGGCTGGTCTGGATTCTAGGCTCGGACAATCTGGCCGACGCTTTGTTTCGGCACGATCCGGACATCCTGTTGCGGGTATCTTCCCTCAAGGGATTCTTCTTTGTGGGCCTGACCTCGGTGCTGCTTTACACCCTGCTGCGCCGCTACGACGACGCCTATCGCCACAAGGAACAGGAACTGCGAGACAGCGAGGAACGCCACCGGCTGGTGGTCGAGTACGCCCCGGACGCCATCCTCATCCACGACGGGGTGCGGTTTCTGTATGCCAACCCGGAAGCGGCCAAGCTGTTTGGCGCGCCGTCGCCCCAAGCCATAGAGGGCCGGGAGATCATGGATTTCGTGGACGGGGAGGTTCAGACTTCGGTCCGTGAACGCATCCGGCAGAACATTATTGAACGCGTGCCGGCTTTGCTGCGGGAACAGCGTTATCGCCGCCTCGACGGCGGCATGATCGAAGCGGAAGTGGCGGCCGTGCCCTTCGACATCAACGGCGGCCCCGGCGCGCTGGTTTTCATGCGGGATGTGGGGCCGCGCAAGGCCGCGGAGCGCAGCTTGCGCCGCAGCGAGCGCCAGTATCGACTCTTGGCCGACAATGCCCATGACCTCATCAACATTTTTGACGAAAACCTGGACCTCACCTACGTCAGCCCCTCCGTGACGCGGCTGTTGGGATTTTCCGTTGCCGAGGCCCTGGCTCGGCCCCTGGACGTCGGCCTGACGCCGGATTCGGTTCGCCGTGTCGCCGAGATTATTCGCCTGGATCCGACAAAGTCCGTGGACAGCAACTTCGTGCGTAAGCTTGAAATCGAAGCCTATCGCCGGGATGGCTCCACAGTGTGGCTGGAGTCCATGATTCGCGGCGTTTTCGACCAATCAGGCGCATTTCGCGGTTATATCGCCGTTTCGCGCGACATCAGCGACCGCAAACGGGCCGAGACGGAGCTGGAACTCTCCAGACAATTCAGCACGCTTATTCTGGAAGCCATTCCCGATCCGGTGTTCGTCAAGGACAGCGCCCACCGTTTCGTTCTGGCCAACGAGGCGCTGTGCGCCATGCTCGGGCAGCCGGCCGAGGCGCTCATTGGCAAGAGCGACGAGGATTTCGTGCCCATGGAGCAGGCGGCGGTCTTTGTCGAGCGCGACAACATCGTTTTGGAGACCGGCCAACCCGATCTGTACGAGGAGTACCTGACCGACGCCACGGGACAGGTACGGACCCTGCTGACGCGCAAGGGACTTTTTATCGACCACCGGGGCCAGCGCTTCATTGTCGGCGTCATCCGCGACATGACGGCGGAAAGAATCCGGGAACGGGAACTGCGCGACTCCCTGGCCGAAAAGGAAGTGCTGCTCAAGGAAGTGCATCACCGAGTCAAAAACAATCTGCAAATCATTTCCAGTCTGCTGTTTTTGCAAAAAGACGCGATGAGCGACCCTGTTTTGCAGGGCGCGCTGGAAGAAAGCCGCAACCGCATCGCGTCCATGGCCCTCATTCATGAGGAACTTTACCGTTCGGGCGATCTGGCCCGGGTGGACATCAAGGAGTATCTGGAGAGGCTGGCTCCCAAGGTGGTCCATGCGTTGCGAGGAGCCAAAAGCGTCGGGTTTGCCCTCAGCTTGGCCGATTGCCGGGTATCCGTGGACAAGGCCATTCCCATTGGGCTTATCGTCAACGAGTTGCTCACCAACGCGGTCAAACACGGACTGGCCAGCCGGGATACCGGGGCCATCGGGGTACGGCTGGAACGCGACGGCGGTCTGGCCCATATCACTGTCGAAGACGATGGCGCGGGCTTGCCGTCGGGCTTTCATCCCGACGCCACCCGGACCCTGGGGATGCAGCTCGTGGTGCAGCTCACCCGCCAGTTGCGGGGAACCCTGTCGTTTGGAAGCAGCGGCGAGGGGGCTTTTTTCCGTTTGAGCTTTGCTCCCGAGGACAGCCCTGCCTAG
- the priA gene encoding replication restart helicase PriA, with product MNDALAVALTTPPFGVLTYAVPDGFALADFPVGLRLLIPVGRTLRVGVVAGCGVAAPPGVTLRPALWPLERAPLCDAGYLELAASLASRHMATVGRILGAILPRGLRSAKVVFTCRAAGLPKALTATALWRKSPDQRLELVPAWRDGTMACRLEAGQSDPLCSLAASPPWPVRPGAAKQVAVLDALCDVGPMALSELKTRLGPGTLPLVRRLAELGLVRIDELETAAQAQPTATSAAVALPPLTDEQAVAMDSLLPALDSPDGAARLVYGVTGSGKTRLYMELVRRTLERGRQVLLLAPEVALAEKLHRAACRAFPEVGPVFYHGYQSPALREALFWRCGGGSPPAVVAGTRSALLLPLRDLGLIVLDEEHDGAFKQEDRLPYQAKEVGFFRARQSGALFVLGSATPDVKTFHAAQSGHVPMVRLERRVGGGGMPQVELVDMRGAAKLTGSAVHRETGDRVGVLTDASAAALAETVAEGGQAMILLNRRGYAPLLFCLDCETPVRCPHCDLSLTFHKDRERLVCHYCGHARPHPSPCPGCGGTSFLPMGVGAEMLEEQLAGVLPADAAVARLDRDVARRPEEARAVLADFAAGRSRVLVGTQMLSKGHHFPDVTLVIAADADLGRNLPDYRASERAFQLLTQVAGRAGRGERPGRVLIQTRMPDDPFFSFVLRGDYEGFYEEELSRRRRLCYPPFVRLGLVRLSFPREYEEGYALAAAAGEAMRRAAATVGARLLGPAPAPLALVAGRRRLHCLIKSPDWPGVRQVFAAGAKTLEKADKVRCNLDLDPVDML from the coding sequence ATGAACGACGCCCTGGCCGTCGCCCTGACCACCCCGCCTTTTGGCGTGTTGACCTATGCCGTGCCGGACGGATTCGCCTTGGCCGACTTTCCGGTGGGCCTGCGCCTGCTGATTCCAGTTGGCAGGACGCTGCGCGTGGGCGTGGTGGCTGGTTGCGGCGTCGCCGCGCCTCCGGGCGTGACCCTGCGCCCGGCCCTGTGGCCCCTGGAGCGCGCGCCGCTTTGCGACGCCGGCTACCTGGAGCTGGCCGCTTCCCTGGCCAGCCGGCATATGGCCACGGTTGGCCGCATCCTCGGGGCCATCCTGCCGCGCGGGCTGCGCTCGGCCAAGGTGGTCTTCACCTGCCGCGCCGCCGGTCTGCCCAAGGCCCTGACCGCGACCGCCTTGTGGCGCAAGTCCCCTGACCAACGTTTGGAACTCGTCCCGGCCTGGCGGGATGGGACCATGGCCTGCCGTCTGGAAGCCGGGCAGAGCGATCCGCTGTGCTCTCTCGCCGCCTCCCCGCCCTGGCCGGTGCGGCCTGGAGCGGCCAAGCAGGTGGCGGTTCTGGACGCGCTTTGCGACGTCGGCCCCATGGCCCTGTCCGAACTCAAAACCCGGCTCGGCCCGGGCACGCTGCCCCTGGTGCGCCGGCTGGCGGAACTGGGGCTGGTGCGCATCGACGAACTCGAAACAGCGGCCCAGGCTCAGCCGACCGCAACGTCCGCCGCCGTTGCCTTGCCGCCGCTCACCGACGAACAAGCCGTCGCCATGGACAGCCTGCTGCCCGCCCTGGACAGCCCCGACGGCGCGGCCCGGCTGGTCTATGGGGTCACCGGCAGCGGCAAGACGCGCCTCTATATGGAACTTGTGCGCCGTACCCTGGAACGGGGCCGCCAGGTCTTGCTTTTGGCCCCGGAAGTGGCTTTGGCGGAAAAGCTCCACCGGGCAGCCTGTCGGGCCTTTCCAGAAGTCGGGCCGGTTTTTTACCACGGCTACCAGTCGCCGGCCCTGCGCGAGGCGCTTTTCTGGCGTTGCGGCGGCGGGTCGCCGCCTGCCGTCGTGGCCGGCACGCGTTCGGCCCTGCTGCTGCCGCTGCGCGACCTTGGGCTGATTGTCCTCGACGAGGAGCACGACGGGGCCTTCAAGCAGGAGGACCGGCTGCCCTATCAGGCCAAGGAAGTGGGGTTTTTCCGGGCCAGGCAGTCCGGGGCGCTTTTCGTCCTGGGTTCGGCCACCCCGGACGTCAAGACGTTCCATGCAGCCCAGTCCGGCCATGTGCCCATGGTGCGCCTGGAGCGCCGGGTGGGCGGGGGCGGCATGCCGCAGGTGGAGCTCGTGGACATGCGCGGCGCGGCCAAGCTCACCGGTTCGGCGGTCCACCGCGAAACCGGCGACCGGGTCGGCGTGCTCACCGACGCAAGCGCCGCCGCCCTGGCCGAAACCGTGGCCGAGGGCGGCCAGGCCATGATTCTGCTCAACCGCCGGGGCTATGCGCCGCTGCTTTTTTGCCTCGACTGCGAAACCCCGGTGCGCTGTCCCCACTGCGACCTGTCGCTCACCTTCCATAAGGACCGGGAGCGGCTGGTGTGCCACTACTGCGGCCATGCAAGGCCCCATCCCTCGCCTTGTCCGGGCTGCGGCGGCACGAGCTTTTTGCCCATGGGCGTGGGCGCGGAGATGCTTGAGGAACAGCTGGCCGGCGTGCTGCCGGCCGATGCGGCAGTGGCCCGCCTTGACCGTGACGTAGCCCGTCGTCCCGAGGAGGCCCGGGCCGTGCTGGCCGATTTCGCCGCCGGCCGGTCCCGGGTGCTGGTCGGCACCCAGATGCTCTCCAAAGGCCATCATTTCCCGGACGTCACCCTCGTCATCGCCGCCGACGCCGACCTGGGCCGCAACCTGCCGGATTACCGGGCCTCGGAGCGGGCCTTTCAGCTGCTCACCCAGGTAGCCGGGCGGGCCGGCCGGGGCGAGCGGCCGGGCAGGGTGCTCATCCAGACCCGCATGCCCGATGACCCGTTTTTCAGCTTCGTCCTTCGCGGCGATTACGAAGGGTTTTATGAAGAGGAGCTTTCCCGCCGTCGCCGGTTGTGTTATCCGCCATTTGTACGCCTGGGACTGGTGCGCCTGAGTTTTCCCCGGGAATACGAGGAGGGCTACGCCCTGGCCGCCGCGGCCGGCGAGGCCATGCGCCGGGCGGCGGCCACCGTCGGAGCGCGACTGCTGGGGCCGGCGCCCGCGCCCTTGGCCCTGGTCGCCGGCCGGCGGCGGTTGCACTGCCTCATCAAATCGCCGGATTGGCCCGGGGTGCGCCAGGTGTTCGCCGCCGGGGCCAAAACCCTGGAGAAGGCGGACAAGGTGCGCTGCAACCTGGACCTGGACCCGGTGGACATGCTGTGA
- the galU gene encoding UTP--glucose-1-phosphate uridylyltransferase GalU, translated as MEIKKVVIPVAGWGTRSLPATKNIPKEMLPVYNKPVVQYVVEEAQASGLQDVVFVTNRNKTIIEDHFDYNLTLEDLLTRTNKTEMLKMVREVAEMVNIISVRQKKQLGLGHAVLCAREVCKNDPFAVMVGDDLMFSMEPGIKQLLTVAMTEHMPVIGVMEVPPHMVSRYGIIDGEEFAPGMYRVRDLVEKPKVNEAPSRLAIVGRYVLFPDIFYHLEKVTPGHGGEIQLTDALKGLAGNNRLLAVKIQGQRFDAGDWVDYLTANIYFALHDEVLRESLVPRLRELLPFGN; from the coding sequence ATGGAAATCAAGAAGGTGGTCATTCCCGTCGCCGGATGGGGTACGCGGTCCTTGCCGGCCACGAAGAACATCCCCAAGGAAATGCTGCCCGTCTACAACAAACCCGTCGTGCAGTACGTGGTCGAGGAAGCGCAAGCCTCGGGCCTTCAGGACGTGGTGTTCGTCACCAACCGCAACAAGACCATCATCGAAGACCACTTCGACTACAACCTCACGTTAGAGGATCTGCTCACCCGCACCAACAAGACCGAAATGCTCAAGATGGTCCGGGAAGTGGCGGAGATGGTCAACATCATTTCCGTTCGTCAGAAAAAGCAGCTGGGCCTTGGCCACGCCGTGTTGTGCGCCCGTGAAGTCTGCAAGAACGATCCCTTTGCCGTCATGGTCGGCGACGACCTCATGTTCAGCATGGAACCCGGCATCAAGCAGCTCTTGACCGTGGCCATGACCGAGCACATGCCGGTTATCGGCGTCATGGAAGTGCCGCCGCACATGGTTTCCCGCTACGGCATCATCGACGGCGAGGAATTCGCCCCGGGCATGTACCGGGTGCGCGACCTGGTGGAAAAGCCCAAGGTCAACGAAGCCCCGTCGCGGCTGGCCATCGTCGGCCGCTATGTGCTGTTCCCGGACATCTTCTACCACCTGGAGAAGGTCACCCCGGGACATGGCGGCGAGATCCAGCTCACAGACGCCCTCAAGGGCTTGGCCGGCAACAACCGTTTGCTCGCCGTCAAGATTCAGGGCCAGCGCTTCGACGCCGGCGACTGGGTCGATTACCTCACCGCCAACATCTACTTCGCCCTGCACGACGAGGTGCTGCGCGAGTCCCTGGTGCCTCGCCTGCGTGAGCTTTTGCCGTTTGGCAACTAG